agtGCAAAGAAATTGTGTGCCAGTAAAATATCTTcatattttacatgttttttaaaCACTTAAAAATTTAACTAACTTCATTTTATATCCACACCATACATTACTTTTGAGCTGTATTTTTCCAATAAAATAGTTttcacatatattaaaaattatagtgacatacattcatacaaaaaaaatgaaaacaagtaAAGATGATATATAAGATAATCGAGAtaagtcagtaataaaatatacatataagttaaataaaaataaaagaattatttGTCTTTTGAATTTTGGTTATTACCGAAAGGCATTTGGTTGTTTTgtgtcatatttttcattatattttcaaaatgagcTCTAGCTACGGGATTGTTGAGCCATTGATTGGCTGCACCGGGTGGCAGCAAACCGAATGTCGTCTGCAATTCTAATTGCTGACGTATATATGCCTGTTGGGCGATCATTTGCGGGCTACGCAATAAATCTCCACCCGGTGAATTGTTACTAGGACTATTCGTCTTTATACTATTACTATTTGCGTTTGGTCCTCTAATACTACTTAATTTATTGATGGGTTGAGGTTTCGTGTTTCTGATCATTTTCAGCACATCTTTAGACCCGGAAGGTTCGTTAGAAGATACATTTGTACTCGATACGTTAGAACTAGAAATAAGATTTGATTGACTATTACTCTCGTTGATTCTAGGTGAGATGAACTGTTTCTGTTCGGGAGACTGACTTTTGGGTGATGGACAAGCTATTACAAGTTTGGGAGAAGAACTGGGAGAGCGCGTTAGTGATCTTTCCATAATATTAGAATGTGACATTGGTGTCGGCTGAGATGACGATTTCGATGACTGACCTAAACTGCCGTCACTCGGAGAGCGGACGTTAGATTGTTTGATGGGTTGGAAATAATCAGGGAAATGTTTAGGACTACTAGTTTTACCTTGAGATGTATTTAATTTGAGATGACTATTATTGGATATCGGAACAGGTACTCGTAAGGATGTTGACGTTTTAAAGGCATCTTGGGAGAATGTGGAACCGGCTAATCTCGGGTTGAAGCATTGCTTTTTAGCTAATATTGCTATGGATTGCATAGTTTCTAGGGCTTTTGCTTGCTGGGGACCCAACTGACTTTGAACCGTGTGCGGAGTGGAAAGATCTAATGCACTGTCCGACTTGACACTCTTCGGGAAGTTGAACTTTTGTATGGAAGGTACAGAAGGTGACGATTGAGGTTTGAGTAGAGATGTTCCTGGTTTAGGAGAAGAGACAGTTTCCAAAACTTCCTCGGATTTACCATTACTGCCATTGCCGGAGCCAACTTTAGGAAGAACTAGTCGGGTTTTATTGAATTTCGGTTTTTCTTTCTGCTGTTGTAGAGATTGGAGGAAAGTTTGTTGGAAAGTTTGAGGTTTCGAAAAAGGTACAATTTTAGCTTCAGAAATCGGTTTTAAATTTGGAACGGGACCTTTCGCTGAAACGATGGGTTCCAATGATTTACTAGTAGGGACAGAAGAACTTTTAGTTGTCGGAGGAGTATCAGTCGGTGTCGAACCTTCTCCGTCTGGCAGTTTAATTATTTCTAAATAGTTTTTGTCTGGGGGTGTGGCGATCGGTTGTGATGAAATTTGCATCGATGGATTCGTAGACACCAAATTACTCGTTGCTTGAACTGGTTTTTTAATTTCAGGCTTTTCAACGGGCGTTTCCATCTGCTTCTGCTCCATTTTCAGATCGGTCAAAGTAATCGAAAGTGAAGACGGTATGTTGATATTACAAGAATTAAATAACGATCTGAGAGGATCACCCTCCTTTCTAGGTTTCATACCCATGAGCTTCTGGGATTCTCTACTAGCTTCCGATTGTTTGGAACTGGGTTCAGATTTGACACTAACATTAGTAGATGAATTTGGTTTCATCACCGGAAGATTTCCGATCGTCGGAGCGATGGTTTTCTCAGAGTTCGTAGGTGTCGACTGTTTCTGTTCGACTTTTACATTGACAGTTTGGCGTTCTTTGACGACGTCTACATTTGATTTTGTGAGTATCTGAGATTTCTCAGCTTGAACTCGAGCCGCGATACCTTCGATAGAACCTAACTTTCGTTTCAAAGACATCGACTTTAAAAtagaatttttacattttttagcgACTGCATTTATATCTGGTTTGTTTTGTACACTATTCGACGACGGCGGTAATACTTTTTTCGGTTTGAGAATTTCGGCTTCACGTTTACTCTCTTGAAGAGGTTTGGCAGACGGAGCGTTCGCAGATTTACCGACTGGTATCGAATCCGGCACTGGTTTCTGTTCCACTTTGGAAGGATTGCTCGACGGCGACGATGAGAAATGCGTAAGTAACGACTCTAACACCGAAGGGCCCGGCGATCCAATTTTAACGTCGTGTTTGATCTTCGGACCGGCGGGAGCCTCAGTTTTGATCCTCTTCGGAACGGCAAACGTATTACCGACGTTAGCTTTTCTTTTAGCGGAGACAGGTTCGACGGCAACGGTTGGAGTTTTACTCGATTTAGTTTCATCGGAAGGGTTAGGAGGTTTGGTATCCTTTTCGACGGGCGTTTTCGGTTCTTCTTTTACCGGCGAATTGGCGGTCCCGGCACCCGAGCTGCACTTGGCCGTAAGTTCGAACGAGTTTAAAAACTGCGACTTTTCAACATCGGTAGGCGGAGACTCGGACCGAGCCTTGAACTGAACGTTGGAATTGGCCGCATCGGCTGCGTCGCCGTCCTTCGGTTTGTCTCTATCGTTGGCATCGCAGAAACTGTCCGTCGACTTGGAACAGGACAGAGTATCGTCAGGCGGCGGACTCGAACTACCGGAAGAAGCATCAGACGGAGGCGGCTCGGCCAACGGCGTGGGTCCACGTCCGCCGCCAGAATTCTCCAACTCCAAAAACCCAAACCGATCCCGAATCGCGGTGAAATCAGTAATCTGATAAAAGAATCGCATCGGTTCGATGCGTTTCCAATTGTAAATGTACGCAATGTCCATCAGAGTGTAGTATTCGGGCAGCGGCACTCTCTTATATAGGATATTGACGAAGAAGTGAGCTATGTCTATGTCGAATTTCAGGCTTAAGAATTTCTTCAAGTGGGAGATGTTGACGACGGCCGGGCAGCGTAAGTAGCGACGAGAGGGACCTCCGGCAGTCGGGGTTTCGGGAGGCGGTCCTTCGTTGCCGCTTTCGGACGAGCCACTAGAGCCGGCGTCGTCGGTGCAGTCTGCGTATTCCAGGGAGAATGAGATGACGTCCTCGGGGCTGAAGACGACCCGCTCGGTGTCTTCACCCCGCTGTTCCGGAGTCACGTCGGCGGCTAGGTGAGGTCGAGCGGCGTAGAAAGCGCGCCGTCGAGCCATTTCGCGCTGGAACAAGCCGGGCACCAGCTTGTAGACGATGTCTTGAAGGGCCTTGTCCAGTTTGATGTTGGGGCGAGCGGAGTTGATCATCATCTCGCAGACGGGGCAGTAGCTCTTGACGCGCAGGTGTTTGACGATGCAGCTGCGGCAGAAGGTGTGGAGACACTCGACGATGGTGGTGGCGTCGATGTAGTAGCCGCGGCAGAGCACGCAGATCAGGTGCGAGTTGATGTTGCCGAGCAGAGTCCTGGCGGGGGCGACGCGGGCCACGGCCTCCGCGGGCTGCGACAGGGCGCGCGCGTCGCACGAGCCGCGCGCCGTCACCATGGCGACGGCGACGCGACACGACGCGCGGGGCGAGCGGGAAGGGGCGTGCGGGGCGGACGGGGGACGGGGGCCCGGGGTCGGGGGCGCGCGCTCTCCCACGCCGCTCTCTCGTCGGGACGCCGCTCCGTCCGTCGCCGCCGTCTGACACTCGCGCCTGCCGTTGGCGGCCCTGCCGCGTGTACTACTAGCATTACTTACACCGAGCCGTCAGCTGACACCAAAGTTGAGGACACTAACCTGATGGGGTGGAGTAGTGGCTTCGTCGTGCGGATGGGATCGGCGATCGTCGATCGGTGGCTGATGGACGTCGGTCGAGAAGGCGGGGTGGCGGTGGAGCCGGGCGCGCGCCCCCTCAAGTTCCCGCGCCGCGTGCAGTCCGGCAACCTGATCGACTCGAACAGCTGACGCCTGACGGCTGACTGCTACTGCTAAATATCGCTTGATAAATAGCGATTAGGCTTCATTCTCACGGGAGCTTTTTTAACGTTCGTTAAAAAAACGTTCAAATAGAACAAATGCATTTCCATGTATATGTTCATACGTCAGCGCTTTTAAAACGCGACGCTTTTTTATCGAGTAGTGTAGTGTATTTTGAGCGCTGGGCGTTGGGCGTTAAAGGGAATAGATCATAAgttatcatcattatcatcatcatcattttgtttataagttagatcataactAGAGTTATCATAGTtagagccagcagcgtggctcggtcgttaagcttctgcttaacactgagaggcgccgagttcgatcccttgagctgacctcgattgaaaagaatttttctgagtatatctgtaatgctgctggtcagaccaggatttgtgactcctggttgatcgtttcctatcagagtttgccaattttctctgatttcattgttgaaacgattcccgattaaaaattggctaaaaaatccttcctacccactatgtcaccactatttgagtatgattaatgtaaatattacaataaaaatgtatgtacaattcatagatgtctcgttaattgtcgagtttaagtcagtgtctcgtaatttagcgacttatataataaaaaatgctgtattgtttgtaatttggccaggaaggcgcattggggtttacctgtaatgccttcctggtatgaaataaaataaaaaaataaaataaaataaataaaataataaggaatagagataagcatagtttttatactagtgtaggcggggtaggtaagtgttgaccgtatcccagcctaacgaaacactgttgtgctagttttataaagttttattgtttgcctatggttgtacaaaggtatggtatttgtgggcaaaagtatgtcgttcagcggtctctggatatggtagagtgtcgctggctcagcattcagctatgtacggaaggtctctggatacggcagtgtgttgctggctcgtccggctggttgatcttccaagtccgcgtagtgtagtggtggctggtcaggagctgtatgttgactggtctgctgctgtgtgtcgacgcttgctgctgtgggtcgactggcgttgtttgcgttgtacctccttttatatggtttctggaatgcttggtggaagtggttattgacgcgtacgaaaggaattttgttttcgtcgaggcgtcgaattttctggaatgcttgatggaagtggttattgacgcgtacgagaggaattttgttttcgtcgaggcgtcgaattttctggaatgcttggcgcctttccgctcgatgtattttaatggtggcggcgtgtttcgaccgttttggttccactcgactggtaggggcgttccgcctgagtttaatataacgactgcaggtgcatgtcgtctgggtttcgggaatgtagtttgttgttgcggaatattctcgaaggtttcgatgacgatgacgacgacgagattcctacactagaaataaggacaaactagttgtagcTAGTGTGTGGCGgttcgcttatacgacatggtcgagtttggttgccttcctgcgagtggggaccaacccggctgggttcggagagccactactcactccgtcttcagctgtcatataataaacacgtgcattaacatgccagtcgtctcattcgttcatcccccataagagtaagaaagaataagacggctgggggtgtttttcacaggggtgtgctcatgtataatgccctccctgagtgcgtcaggtctgctaaaaacatggatgcattcctgcgaggtgcgaagagacacctctgtgagggacagtacatataagttaattataaattttagagttaagtataataattaagatgtatttttaaattagcttgatagctaaaatatatataaataaataaatatgaaacttCGTATTATTATTCACACGAGCGGTAAAAAAGCGCCGGCACTTCACTCATTACGCCACGCACTCGCTCGGCAGCCGGACGTGTTTGTTTTGACGTTCGAAAATAGCTACAAAATTTATCGGGGTATTGCCTCAATTCTTCATACAGTGTCACAAACTGCCCTTTTAAGTATCTCAGTTCATTCAGAGGATGGACCCAGAATgccttttgttttctttttcgtCTTCTAGCAACACAAATCGCTATTGCTATTAATTTAGCAGAAACCATTTCCACGTCTTACTGAAGCGAGAAACGAAACAAGAGTGATTTTAAAGCGTTCGTATGAACAATCATATCGAGAACGTTATAAAAGCGCCAACGCCGAGTTTTAACGCAACGTTTTTTAAAGTCTCGTGCGAATTAAGCCTTAGGATAGACACCGAAAATACCCGCGCCCTTCGATGACTATTAGTCGATGTTTGATTATTTCGTTGTGAAAAGATGCGTTTTCGGTGAAAGTCGTTCGTATACCTGCGTACATTTTGATCAAATGTAATAATTGTAAACAGAACCGGTGCTCGGGGAGTGAAGCAAAACTTCACAGAAAGTTAGGGGTGAAGATATGTATAGATCGTCGAAAATAGTACGACTTTTTGATCTACAGAGATTTTCGAAAAAGCAATGTATATAGATCAAATTTTCGTAAAAGTTGTTGATCTTTGTACTAAATTAAgcattatgttatattatatatatatattatataggggACCATTCGTACTGTTTTAACCCgtacagtactggttttttgaGTATATATCCTGGTAAAGTCGTGAGaaataaaaccagtacactttaTAAACAAAACTGTTTTACAAGATGAAGTacttattttaactttttacgGAATAATCACCAACCGGGCCACCAACATTTAAATCTCGCCCTGACCATACCCCACTGGCCAAAATAAGAAATATAGCCAAGAAAGTAACACACATGATGGAGATGATAAAGAGTAAAATATATAGTTAAATGAAGTTATGAAAAATGGAGGATGAAAATATGGGAAAGGAAAGtggatatgaaataaaaaaattaaatatatgaaactTAATGGACTTAgaaattagaaataaaattgaaagaattttttttacctccgataaaatttttttaaaaattgaaaataaatgttcttttttttgcaaaaataaaaataaaaaattttcgatgaaaataattcaatggCACATGCTACACAGTGAAAACGAATCGTGATTCTAGTATTGTCGATTTTAAAAGAGCCCCGATACACTACTGATTATCACAATACTAACCTATTACATTATCAATACGGATCTCAATACGCCCAAAACTGTTAAGAAAATGAATgatgttatttaaaatttttaatgcaacCACAATGATAATTATGCAAATGTATCAATATTATCGACGGAAGAAAAAATCTAACCTAGaactataattttatatttaggcaattatattaatcaaaatacatattaaaataaaatacaaataaaatacaaattgagcatttcaaaatacacaaatatgtgtaaaataagTAATTTTAATGGTCAATAACCTTATTTTCCTTTTATAATTGACGAATATTTATAATCGGAACACCGATATGAttactgaaataaaaacaagCATTTTTGTACGTGTTTCAGAGAGTTGGTAGTACGCGCATCGAAAGTTGGCACCAGTGACACTTCCTGTAGTTCACTTTCGGGTGGCGGCTCGCCGGCCTTTTCTCATCCACTCGCATCGCGGTCCTCGAAGCGGCGGGTCCTCTTTGTTGTTCAAAGAGAGTCGCCATGAGGGCTAAGGTAAGCTCCGCATCCACGCTCGCACTCGTACACTTTCGCACATCCGTCGGCATCGCCATTCCCCTCAACTTCCAACGCGAATTAATATCCCTCGCGGACGCGTGCCGCTACTATTCACCCGTTTCCGCGCGTCGATTCGCCGACATCGTTCGACGCCATTTGATGGCCACGTTTACCCACACTTGTTCGTCGAGACCTTTTTCCACACCATTCACTGCGATTACGGATAATTGCTTGTTTTTGTTTGTAACGCGACTAATTTTTGGCAATTTCTCAAAAGCACATGGAATTATACGTATCCATAGATTCTGACTTTCCCTCCATAATTCCTAGGAACTAACGCACTCTATTGGAGTGCGAGAATGTTCATGTGGCGGGAAACCATCTTACCGGTCTTTTTGTGCGAACATTCATTTTGATCAAACATCGACATATTGAAAGCCATTTTGTTCTAATCGTCTTGTTTTTGATTTACAGTGGCGTAAGAAGCGCATGCGGAGGTTGAAGCGCAAACGCAGGAAGATGCGTGCAAGATCTAAATAGACTGGTAAGTTCTTTCGCCGACATGTGGCTTTTGTTTGTACCTAACCtcaaaatacaattattttgagGTTAAGTTCGAGCGAACGCCATCTCTTTGTAAAATACTTTTATCAATGTAACCCTTGCGATTAGTTGCGTTTTCGATTCTAAGAATGCGATAACTATGACAAGGGGATATCATATTGGAATCTCCACCCTGTATGTTTTTATCATGAGCATAAGCAGGACTAAATCGAaccatacatttattatactttAATTTTAGTTATGTTGTTGTATTATGATGGGTGTTTAATGGTGTTTTCTCTTCTTTGTAGACTTGGTAAATGAAAAACTGTGATGGCAGTACTTATCTTG
The nucleotide sequence above comes from Arctopsyche grandis isolate Sample6627 chromosome 4, ASM5162203v2, whole genome shotgun sequence. Encoded proteins:
- the LOC143910759 gene encoding uncharacterized protein LOC143910759 translates to MVTARGSCDARALSQPAEAVARVAPARTLLGNINSHLICVLCRGYYIDATTIVECLHTFCRSCIVKHLRVKSYCPVCEMMINSARPNIKLDKALQDIVYKLVPGLFQREMARRRAFYAARPHLAADVTPEQRGEDTERVVFSPEDVISFSLEYADCTDDAGSSGSSESGNEGPPPETPTAGGPSRRYLRCPAVVNISHLKKFLSLKFDIDIAHFFVNILYKRVPLPEYYTLMDIAYIYNWKRIEPMRFFYQITDFTAIRDRFGFLELENSGGGRGPTPLAEPPPSDASSGSSSPPPDDTLSCSKSTDSFCDANDRDKPKDGDAADAANSNVQFKARSESPPTDVEKSQFLNSFELTAKCSSGAGTANSPVKEEPKTPVEKDTKPPNPSDETKSSKTPTVAVEPVSAKRKANVGNTFAVPKRIKTEAPAGPKIKHDVKIGSPGPSVLESLLTHFSSSPSSNPSKVEQKPVPDSIPVGKSANAPSAKPLQESKREAEILKPKKVLPPSSNSVQNKPDINAVAKKCKNSILKSMSLKRKLGSIEGIAARVQAEKSQILTKSNVDVVKERQTVNVKVEQKQSTPTNSEKTIAPTIGNLPVMKPNSSTNVSVKSEPSSKQSEASRESQKLMGMKPRKEGDPLRSLFNSCNINIPSSLSITLTDLKMEQKQMETPVEKPEIKKPVQATSNLVSTNPSMQISSQPIATPPDKNYLEIIKLPDGEGSTPTDTPPTTKSSSVPTSKSLEPIVSAKGPVPNLKPISEAKIVPFSKPQTFQQTFLQSLQQQKEKPKFNKTRLVLPKVGSGNGSNGKSEEVLETVSSPKPGTSLLKPQSSPSVPSIQKFNFPKSVKSDSALDLSTPHTVQSQLGPQQAKALETMQSIAILAKKQCFNPRLAGSTFSQDAFKTSTSLRVPVPISNNSHLKLNTSQGKTSSPKHFPDYFQPIKQSNVRSPSDGSLGQSSKSSSQPTPMSHSNIMERSLTRSPSSSPKLVIACPSPKSQSPEQKQFISPRINESNSQSNLISSSNVSSTNVSSNEPSGSKDVLKMIRNTKPQPINKLSSIRGPNANSNSIKTNSPSNNSPGGDLLRSPQMIAQQAYIRQQLELQTTFGLLPPGAANQWLNNPVARAHFENIMKNMTQNNQMPFANVNMANTQTTLQFCVRKKQIADFYPAKVSFVENVPSIKCNEKEKQPDKNVYVPRVKKIVELDSGDENIDLTNVRLPQKKQKRKYVRKSQVTTEDSSDSDCSPPKRAYTKKTLKCVPKNSSSDNEHENLNSGTLDSCSPQPENFKSLPGREPELEKLTCFLNDHLKQQNSASLYISGPPGTGKTACLMNILERPEFKKGFTEVYINCTTMKSAGSIFNRICQELRIKATSSTEKASLTAINKHLSGKHNMILLVLDEIDQLVNKKQSVLYTVFEWPLRIKSKIVLVGIANALDLTDRVLPRLHARPDLQLELMHFLPYTKQQIIDIFSAKLKEEMTTDLFSPLAIQMLAGKVAAISGDIRRALDIGKRVIDLASPKTYANKASDKMDKNCTVELKQVMSVLNDVYGTSQRLGIDVDDTFPLQQKILICSLMLLLNKGNNKNVTLGKLHDVYKRVCKRRNILAVDSTEFVGLCGLVETRGIIRLSGKKEARMHKVILQWDEDEVTNALSDKKMISDILSDVNCLT